In the Granulosicoccus antarcticus IMCC3135 genome, GATTGTTGAAGTCCAGTCCGAAATTATCGAAGCCAACACCTTCCTGCTTCCACTTGATCATGCCGTAGGCATTGTCAGTCAACACGATGACCACCAGATCCAGACCCATACGAACAGCGGTTTCCAGTTCCTGAGAGTTCATCAGAAAGCCACCATCGCCATTGACCGAAACAACCTTGCGTTCCGGATGCAGTTGTTTGGCAGCCATAGCAGAGGGCAGACCGGCTCCCATGGTGGCAAGTGCATTGTCCAGAAGTAAGGTATTCGGCGCGTAGCATTCGTAGTTTCGGGCAAACCATATCTTGTAGACACCGTTGTCCAGAGTCACGATATCTTCGGCATCAAGATGTTCGCGTAGCAGGCTAACCAGTGCCTGAGGCAGCACAGGGAAACGCGTATCCTTGAAGTACTTTGTAACGTGTGAATCAACATCGTCACGGACACGTTCAAAGAAACTGAAGTCCTGGTCCAGCTTTCCCAGTTTTTCTGTAATGTTGCTTATCGAGCTGGAAATGTCACCAACTACATTGAGCTGAGGAAAGTAGACATCATCGATGTTGGCAGCATCAAAATTGATATGAATAACCTTCTTGCCGCCTTTCTCCATGAAAAAAGGTGGTTTTTCAATGACATCGTGACCTACATTGATAATCAGGTCCGCGCGCTCTATTGCACAATGCAGATAGTCGTCGGAGGATAACGCTGCGGTACCAATGTAACGCTCGTGGCGTTCATCAACAACACCTTTTCCCATTTGCGTATCGAAAAAATACAAGCCTGACTGATCAACCAGTGCTTTCAAAGACTCGCTGGTTCGCTTGCGGTTGGCGCCAGCACCGATCAGCAACAATGGCAACTTGGCCTCTTTGATCATCTTAACGGCTTGATCAATAGAGGGCTGGCCTGCATCCGGACGTCGGTGACCGACGACATCAAAGACGGTTGCATCTGTCTGCTCTTCTGCAATATCCTCAGGCAGCTCGATATAGGCAGCTCCCGGTCGTTCATCCATCGTCAGACGGAACGCTTCACGCACCATAGAGGGCAAGTTGTTGCCGTCCACCACTTGCTCTGAATACTTGGTAACAGGCTTCATCAGGTTGACGACATCAACGATTTGAAAGCGCCCTTGCTTGCTTTTACGAATCGGTTTCTGCCCACCGAGCATGATCATGGGCATACCACCCAGCTGAGCGTAGGCTGCGGCTGTGACAAAATTGGTCGCACCAGGGCCCAGCGTTGATAGACATACTCCGGGTTCGCCGGTCAATCTGCCGTAGGTGGCGGCCATGAAGCCTGCCGCCTGTTCATGCCGTGTCAGTATCAACTTGATACTTGAGTTTTTCAACGAGTCCAGAAAATCCAGATTTTCCTCACCAGGAATACCGAAAATATACTTGACGCCTTCGTTCTCGAGCGCTTTTACAAACAGGTCGGAGGTCTTCATGAAATATTTTCTATCCCTATAGTTGTGTTGAGTTACCAGCGATCTGCCTGAGCTGATTGCCAGTCATCTTTCCAGTCATCCGGGATTTTCATCTCATTGAGAAGGCAGCCTTCTTCAATGACCGGGTATAGCTGAGCATAGGTTTTGACCGTTGCTCCCTGCACTCGATGATTGATATGCCTGGGTTCCAGTTGATCGAGATTGTCCAATCCAGCGGCCGCAATCAGCTCTGCCAGATGGGCAATCGTTGCTCTGTGAAAATTTGCCACACGGGTTGCCTTGTCGCTG is a window encoding:
- a CDS encoding acetolactate synthase large subunit; translated protein: MKTSDLFVKALENEGVKYIFGIPGEENLDFLDSLKNSSIKLILTRHEQAAGFMAATYGRLTGEPGVCLSTLGPGATNFVTAAAYAQLGGMPMIMLGGQKPIRKSKQGRFQIVDVVNLMKPVTKYSEQVVDGNNLPSMVREAFRLTMDERPGAAYIELPEDIAEEQTDATVFDVVGHRRPDAGQPSIDQAVKMIKEAKLPLLLIGAGANRKRTSESLKALVDQSGLYFFDTQMGKGVVDERHERYIGTAALSSDDYLHCAIERADLIINVGHDVIEKPPFFMEKGGKKVIHINFDAANIDDVYFPQLNVVGDISSSISNITEKLGKLDQDFSFFERVRDDVDSHVTKYFKDTRFPVLPQALVSLLREHLDAEDIVTLDNGVYKIWFARNYECYAPNTLLLDNALATMGAGLPSAMAAKQLHPERKVVSVNGDGGFLMNSQELETAVRMGLDLVVIVLTDNAYGMIKWKQEGVGFDNFGLDFNNPDLVQYANSFGATGHRASSYDNFVSILETALNGDGVHVIDLPVDYSLNHSILNVLLKESACIV